One Purpureocillium takamizusanense chromosome 1, complete sequence genomic window carries:
- a CDS encoding uncharacterized protein (COG:S~EggNog:ENOG503NXKR): MASAGAIWGPATLRLLRVAAAKTTKLVRAKLVDATRPLQGQVQHIPIRGGYTGRQPIHPAALLKQQKRGVKWFSSGATKSINNALRRFISSERSASAPRFDRSKLPSSNTSRRVAQFSGRAPFASTLRPNLTGGAMPRTAGGYSLGGGARYFSHTPAAPAQVVQNVSQAMRAFFLSGQKLRYDGLGSHGERKYRAVSTLEDDAMRTLSEIPRSALGSFIDFQLSPKITALSPLAAAIALTSETSGFRTEAAHASINTEGFLDILSADFGRALKDLTAVYADLRRLSVLGDLPIVLEKSDTLRVRFPGVDAATVEQLCDDIGIQRGVVSQDPGFDLAVGMPMALKFPFAPDTEKTLTSPGGSARSLEGHEMDEMSSLGDDSFVRDAFAEELENPWLSEPEGYESMSPPMSSAQHCSNEFEGLEGIYRFLEECDRGKGRLG; the protein is encoded by the coding sequence ATGGCGTCCGCAGGGGCGATATGGGGTCCAGCGACCCTTCGCCTGCTgcgtgtcgctgccgccaaaACCACGAAGCTGGTCCGCGCCAAGCTGGTGGACGCGACCAGGCCTCTCCAGGGCCAGGTCCAGCATATCCCCATCCGCGGCGGCTACACTGGGCGGCAGCCGATTCACCCAGCAGCGCTACTGAAACAACAGAAGCGAGGTGTGAAGTGGTTTTCTAGCGGAGCGACCAAGAGCATCAACAATGCACTGCGGAGGTTCATCAGCTCCGAGCGAAGTGCCTCGGCGCCTCGATTCGACCGATCCAAGTTGCCGTCTTCAAACACCTCGCGACGTGTCGCACAGTTCTCCGGACGGGCTCCATTTGCGAGCACGCTGCGACCGAACTTGACGGGTGGGGCGATGCCTCGCACTGCTGGCGGCTACAGTCTCGGAGGTGGCGCTCGGTATTTCTCTCacacgcccgcggcgccggcccaggTTGTACAGAACGTGTCGCAAGCTATGCGggccttcttcctctcaGGTCAGAAGCTGCGATACGACGGCCTTGGCTCCCACGGTGAGCGCAAATATCGCGCCGTTTCTaccctcgaggacgatgccaTGCGCACGCTTTCCGAGATTCCTCGCTCCGCTCTGGGGTCCTTCATCGACTTTCAGCTCAGCCCCAAGATAACGGCTCTTAGCCCCCTTGCTGCGGCCATTGCTCTCACATCTGAGACCTCTGGTTTTCGTACCGAGGCGGCTCATGCCAGCATCAACACCGAGGGATTTCTCGACATCCTCTCTGCGGACTTTGGCCGTGCTCTGAAGGACTTGACGGCTGTATACGCAGATTTGCGGCGGCTCTCGGTGCTCGGCGACTTGCCGATAGTTCTCGAGAAGAGTGACACCCTTCGTGTTCGGTTCCccggcgtcgatgcggccACAGTCGAACAACTCTGCGACGACATCGGGATTCAACGTGGCGTCGTCAGCCAGGACCCGGGCTTCGACTTGGCCGTCGGCATGCCCATGGCACTCAAGTTCCCGTTCGCGCCCGACACCGAAAAGACGTTGACGTCGCCTGGTGGATCGGCACGTTCGCTGGAGGGCCACGAGATGGATGAGATGTCGTCTCTCGGGGACGACTCTTTCGTGCGAGATGCCTTTGCCGAGGAATTGGAAAATCCGTGGCTATCAGAGCCCGAGGGCTACGAGAGCATGTCACCGCCCATGAGCTCTGCGCAACACTGTTCCAACGAATTTGAAGGGCTCGAAGGGATATACCGCTTTCTCGAGGAGTGTGATCGAGGGAAGGGGAGGCTGGGATGA
- a CDS encoding uncharacterized protein (COG:I~EggNog:ENOG503NV8E) has translation MSGPGVGFEYPRQEVSWLKRDVLLFANSIGCKSDELHFLYELHPNFSVFPTYPLVLTFKGNTQEVVDFYKAQKAVKIPSVPEFDYRRVVDGQRKIEFLKKLPPSSEGAKFENRTKVLGVYDKGRPGSVLDIQTDLVNAATGEVHTRVTTSSFFVAQGGWHGPKGPATKSYPPPKDREPDAVLEHQTTTESALLYRLNGDYNPLHATPEPGQKMGFKGAITHGLYQWNVTCHDILRRFGGSDPENIREYQARFASPVMPGDKLITRVWRTGEKTGDFEEVRFATQVEGGKVCLSNGRALVRVVSELKNKL, from the exons ATGTCTGGCCCCGGCGTCGGCTTCGAGTACCCGCGACAGGAGGTGTCCTGGCTGAAGCGCGATGTGCTGCTGTTCGCCAATAGCATCGGCTGCAAGTCGGACGAGCTGCATTTCCTCTAT GAGCTGCACCCCAACTTTTCCGTCTTTCCAACGTACCCTCTCGTCCTGA CCTTCAAGGGCAATACCCAGGAAGTCGTCGACTTCTACAAGGCACAAAAGGCCGTCAAAATCCCCAGCGTTCCCGAGTTCGACTAccgccgggtcgtcgacggccagcgcaaAATCGAGTTCCTCAAGAAGCTCCCCCCTTCGTCCGAGGGCGCCAAGTTCGAGAACCGCACCAAGGTGCTCGGCGTTTACGACAAGGGCCGGCCGGGCTCCGTCCTCGACATACAGACGGACCTGGTCAACGCCGCTACGGGCGAGGTGCACACGCGCGTCACGACGAGCAGCTTCTTTGTCGCCCAGGGCGGGTGGCACGGTCCCAAGGGCCCTGCCACCAAGAGCtacccgccgcccaaggaTCGTGAGCCTGACGCCGTGCTCGAGCACCAGACGACGACCGAGTCGGCTCTTCTGTACCGCCTCAACGGTGACTACAACCCGCTGCATGCCACGCCCGAGCCCGGCCAGAAGATGGGCTTCAAGGGCGCCATTACCCACGGCCTGTACCAGTGGAACGTCACCTGCCACGACATTCTGCGCCGCTTCGGTGGCTCCGACCCGGAGAACATCAGGGAATACCAGGCGCGCTTTGCCAGCCCCGTCATGCCCGGCGACAAGCTCATCACCCGCGTCTGGCGCACCGGCGAGAAGACAGGCGACTTCGAGGAGGTACGCTTCGCCACGCaagtcgagggcggcaaggtgTGCCTGAGCAACGGCCGCGCCTTAGTTCGCGTCGTAAGCGAGCTCAAGAACAAGCTGTAA
- a CDS encoding uncharacterized protein (EggNog:ENOG503NXY5~COG:O~BUSCO:EOG09261DJC), which translates to MVESRHVGQRVSYSGALCTVRYVGRVEGTEGSWLGVEWDDATRGKHDGSHKGVRYFTCLSKSATAASFVRPTRPADPPQSFIAALHDKYVAHDPLSGQGSGAAPEHARPIVISGKVAEEKGFDKIRRKLAQVQDLKIVILDGLRVASAVGPEERRVSETCPSIVHLDLSRNLFERLGPVVEVCRELRNLQRLSVNGNRFQHVLRDEALEHAEAAFRGVTELALGETLLSWEELCHVAVRCPSLTTLAVGANQLSFLSEPDYGSLTRTLTSINLEYNGFTAVSDLASLASLSALRNLHLKGNSIKEMTAPNASTTIFPHSLKYLDVSYNKIEDWSFVDALATHFPGITGLRIAHNPVYDAQKDGDTKTASSAEESHMFTIARLAGLKSVNFTHIQHADRTNAEMFYLSRIARQLAAVPESAEQSVLAQHPRWAELCDMYGEPDVVRRSEVNPLFLEARLVTVRFHYEDGSGTARKRTTRIPRSFDIYAVKGIAGKLFGVSPLTVRLVWETGEWDPVAQYDERDGESSDEDDDDDDADMVGGTPSEDNEDYSRERAGRWIKREVELRDGPKQLGYCVDGQDVDIRVEVTQGPANAS; encoded by the exons ATGGTCGAGTCACGACACGTTGGGCAGCGCGTGTCCTACAGCGGCGCCCTGTGTACGGTGAGGTATGTCGGTCGGGTCGAGGGCACAGAGGGCTCCTGGCTCGGCGTCGAATGGGACGACGCCACCCGCGGCAAGCACGATGGCTCCCACAAGGGCGTACGCTATTTTACTT GCCTCTCAAAGTCGGCTACTGCGGCGTCGTTTGTGCGCCCGACGCGGCCCGCAGACCCGCCACAGAGCTtcatcgcggcgctgcacgaCAAGTACGTCGCCCACGACCCGCTGagcggccagggcagcggcgccgcgccggagcACGCCCGGCCGATTGTCATCTCGGGCAAGGTGGCTGAGGAGAAGGGCTTCGACAAGATCCGCCGCAAACTCGCGCAGGTGCAAGACCTCAAGATTGTGAtcctcgacgggctgcgcGTGGCGAGCGCGGTGGGACccgaggagaggagggtTTCCGAGACCTGCCCGAGCATCGTGCATCTGGATCTGAGCAGGAACCTGTTTGAGCGGCTGGGGCCCGTCGTGGAGGTTTGTCGGGAGCTCAGAAACCTCCAGCGGCTGAGCGTCAA TGGCAACCGATTCCAGCATGTCTTGAGAGACGAGGCTCTCGAgcatgccgaggccgcgtTTCGTGGCGTGACGGAGCTTGCTCTCGGTGAGACGCTGCTGAGCTGGGAGGAGCTCTGCCATGTCGCCGTCCGATGCCCGTCCCTCACGACCCTCGCCGTGGGGGCCAACCAGCTCTCTTTTCTTTCCGAGCCAGACTACGGCAGCCTCACGAGGACGCTGACCTCCATCAACCTCGAATACAACGGCTTCACAGCCGTGTCTGACCTCGCCAGCCTGGCATCTCTGTCGGCTCTCCGCAATCTGCACCTCAAGGGCAATAGCATCAAAGAAATGACGGCCCCCAACGCCTCTACAACCATATTCCCGCATTCACTCAAATATCTCGACGTGTCATACAACAAGATTGAGGACTGGTCCTttgtcgacgcgctcgccacgCACTTCCCGGGCATCACAGGCCTGCGAATCGCTCACAACCCGGTGTACGACGCGCAAAAGGACGGCGACACCAAGACGGCCTCGTCAGCCGAGGAATCGCACATGTTTACCATTGCGCGCCTCGCGGGGCTCAAAAGCGTCAACTTCACGCACATTCAGCACGCGGACCGCACCAATGCGGAGATGTTCTACCTCTCGCGCATCGcgcggcagctcgccgccgtgcccgagAGCGCCGAGCAGAGCGTCCTGGCGCAGCACCCGCGGTGGGCGGAGCTCTGCGATATGTACGGCGAGCCGGACGTGGTGCGGCGCAGCGAAGTGAACCCTCTGTTCCTCGAAGCGAGGCTGGTGACGGTGCGGTTTCACTACGAGGATGGCAGCGGGACAGCAAGGAAAAGGACGACGCGCATCCCAAGGTCGTTTGACATCTACGCCGTCAAGGGAATTGCAGGGAAGCTGTTTGGCGTGTCTCCGCTGACGGTGCGTCTGGTATGGGAGACGGGCGAGTGGGATCCCGTGGCGCAATACGATGAacgcgacggcgagagcagcgacgaagacgatgacgatgacgatgccgacatGGTCGGCGGGACGCCATCAGAGGACAATGAGGACTATTCCAGAGAGAGAGCCGGGAGGTGGATCAAGCGAGAGGTTGAGTTGAGGGACGGGCCAAAGCAGCTTGGCTACTGCGTCGATGGCCAGGATGTGGACATTCGCGTCGAGGTCACGCAGGGCCCGGCCAATGCGAGTTGA
- a CDS encoding uncharacterized protein (COG:H~EggNog:ENOG503P21C) — translation MEKETPPTSATYAVSRSRGKQPDESLYRAKLRERRKAKGQAKSSDESESEDEIEPGAVILHKLFNRRIVLQPDNTVVKSGKRIAVGEAEALRVAAQAGIPAPSVHDVHLSSDGGGRIRMDYIDGQPLDQLWPDMCAAQRKDVALQLREIVDRMRSAAPPPPNLIGACDGTEIRDTRLYFTYHSAPCRDEAGFNEFLLSSLYKVTPPLVWEAFTRRLRTDHRIVLSHCDLTPRNILVDKDGRIIGLVDWEDSGWYPEYWEYVKFFQRSADNDWRQYAEDIFSELYHDELVDYIAITKWQDS, via the exons ATGGAGAAGGAAActccgccgacgtcggcgactTATGCCGTATCACGCTCGCGCGGCAAGCAGCCGGACGAGTCGCTTTACCGTGCCAAACTCAGAGAAAGGAGGAAAGCAAAGGGCCAGGCGAAATCATCTGACGAATCCGAGTCCGAAGACGAAATCGAGCCAG GCGCCGTGATATTGCACAAGCTCTTCAACCGTAGGATCGTCCTGCAGCCTGACAACACCGTCGTCAAGTCCGGGAAACGCATAGCCGTAGGagaggcggaggcgctcagggtcgccgcccaggctgGCATACCTGCCCCTTCCGTGCACGACGTGCATTTATCTTCTGACGGTGGAGGCCGCATACGCATGGACTACATCGACGGGCAGCCTCTCGATCAGCTGTGGCCCGACATGTGCGCCGCGCAGAGGAAAGACGTCGCCCTCCAGCTTCGAGAAATCGTGGACAGGATGAGatccgccgccccccctccgcccaaCCTCATCGGTGCTTGCGACGGCACTGAGATACGGGACACGAGGCTGTACTTTACGTATCATTCCGCGCCGTGTCGCGATGAAGCGGGGTTCAACGAGTTTCTGCTGTCGTCCCTTTACAAGGTCACTCCGCCGCTCGTGTGGGAGGCATTCACGCGTCGACTTCGGACGGATCATCGCATTGTGCTCTCGCACTGCGACCTCACGCCGAGGAATATCCTTGTTGATAAGGACGGTAGGATCATCGGCCTCGTGGACTGGGAGGACAGCGGGTGGTATCCTGAGTACTGGGAGTATGTCAAATTCTTCCAGCGCAGTGCGGACAATGACTGGAGGCAGTATGCGGAGGACATCTTCTCGGAGCTGTATCACGATGAGTTGGTTGATTACATTGCTATTACCAAGTGGCAGGATTCGTAG
- a CDS encoding uncharacterized protein (COG:Z~EggNog:ENOG503NWED): protein MQQRRDEILAKKAKLAELKRQRELRQSQSAAGRQSIGGHSDLISPTPGRADNRREIESLINSLVGDSRPGSTTTGGAASPAARGSRPNSVLSAGEISNGTSDFTGTQNGQAASAAASAAPPPQITLSTVPLTTVYACPPSPVKEVFSYSKGVQTTDDWSSTPTRPRAQSIASDGDDYTGTASTPNKKLSRRERDREEELRQKIREEVEQELRATKELLVDGSAPAHSSSSTNWLSRDLTTEELEAVTRSEEFVDFLEQSTKVIERAIDQETYDILTDYALHGKDLDDEDEESGNTGGRGAHRIKEVAQFFDERWSKKRMISSIEFSPKFSELLLASYTKNPTAPHEPDGLVQIWNTHMHDRPEYVFTAQSDILTAKFSPYHPNLIIGGSYSGQVLLWDTRAKAAPVQKTPLTGYGHAHPIYSVDIVGTQNANNIISCSTDGVVCGWSMDVFAQPQELLELKNPSQAKVAVEDVSPTCLSFPQTDPTFFLVGSEEGTIFPCHRYDRAGAKAGVDKKISYRGHTAPVMSVDFHPARGPVDLGDLVISSSLDWSVKLWKVRAPAATSTIGAADGSIAPLIDFVREDVVYDAKWSPVKPSVFALVDGAGWLELWDIAVETEEPVSRISPSARQEGRTMLSKSLNKLAWEPNDGKRLAAGGIDGSLTVFEVSGGLGGKEGLKNEEWTNVKKLVNRMEAVGLNGAMAV, encoded by the coding sequence CCTTGTTGGAGACAGCCGGCCCGGGTCGACCACAACAGGTGGTGCGGCGTccccagccgcccgaggaAGCAGACCCAATAGCGTCCTCAGCGCCGGCGAAATAAGCAACGGGACGTCCGACTTCACGGGGACACAGAATGGACAGgccgcatccgccgcggcctctgccgcgccgcctcctcaaATCACCCTTAGCACCGTGCCTCTGACGACCGTCTATGCatgcccgccatcgcccgtcAAGGAAGTCTTCTCCTACAGCAAGGGTGTTCAGACGACAGATGACTGGTCGTCAACCCCTACAAGGCCACGGGCGCAGTCGATTGCTTCGGATGGAGACGATTACACTGGCACGGCCTCGACTCCAAACAAGAAGCTCAGCCGCAGGGAGCGGGACCGGGAGGAAGAGCTACGGCAAAAGATCCGAGAAGAGGTTGAGCAGGAACTGAGGGCTACAAaggagctcctcgtcgatggcTCGGCTCCCGCCCACTCGTCTAGCTCAACAAACTGGCTCTCCAGGGACCTTACCACCGAGGAGCTTGAGGCGGTCACTCGCTCTGAAGAGTTCGTCGACTTTCTGGAGCAATCTACCAAGGTCATCGAGAGGGCCATCGACCAGGAAACTTATGATATCCTCACCGACTATGCCCTGCATGGAAAGgatctcgacgacgaagacgaagagagcGGTAACacaggcggccgaggcgctcaCCGCATAAAGGAGGTCGCACAGTTCTTTGACGAGCGCTGGTCCAAGAAGCGCATGATCAGCAGCATCGAGTTCTCGCCCAAGTTtagcgagctgctgcttgcttcgTACACCAAGAACCCCACCGCGCCGCATGAGCCCGATGGCCTTGTGCAGATCTGGAATACACACATGCACGACCGCCCAGAATACGTCTTCACCGCCCAATCGGACATTCTTACCGCCAAGTTCTCCCCGTATCACCCAaacctcatcatcggcggtTCCTATAGCGGCCAGGTCCTGTTGTGGGACACcagggccaaggcggcgccggtgcagAAGACGCCCCTTACAGGCTACGGCCACGCGCACCCGATATACTCTGTTGACATTGTCGGAACCCAGAACGCGAATAACATTATATCTTGCTCCACTGACGGTGTAGTCTGCGGCTGGAGCATGGATGTGTTTGCGCAGCCCCAGGAGCTCCTCGAATTGAAGAATCCAAGCCAGGCCAAGGTGGCTGTCGAGGACGTCAGCCCGACTTGTCTGTCATTCCCCCAAACCGATCCAACCTTCTTCCTCGTGGGTAGTGAAGAAGGCACCATCTTTCCATGCCACAGATACGACCGCGCAGGGGCAAAGGCAGGCGTTGACAAGAAGATCAGCTACAGGGGCCACACAGCCCCTGTCATGTCGGTCGACTTTCACCCAGCGAGAGGTCCCGTGGATCTTGGGGACTTGGTCATCTCGTCGTCTCTGGACTGGAGCGTCAAGCTATGGAAGGTACGCGCACCGGCCGCAACGTCGACCATCggggcggccgacggcagcatcgcGCCGCTCATCGACTTTGTGCGCGAGGATGTCGTCTACGACGCCAAGTGGTCCCCGGTCAAGCCGAGCGTGTTCGCGCTCGTtgacggcgcgggctggctggagcTGTGGGACATCGCTgtggagacggaggagccCGTGTCGCGCAtctcgccgagcgcgcggcAGGAGGGGCGGACGATGCTGTCCAAGAGCCTCAACAAGCTGGCATGGGAGCCCAACGACGGGAagcggctcgcggcgggcggcatcgacggctcGCTGACGGTGTTTGAGGtgagcggcgggctgggcggcaaggAAGGGCTCAAGAACGAGGAATGGACCAACGTCAAGAAGCTGGTGAACCGGATGGAAGCTGTCGGCCTTAACGGGGCAATGGCTGTCTAG